The Burkholderia cepacia genome includes a region encoding these proteins:
- a CDS encoding DUF1835 domain-containing protein, producing the protein MSTIHVIQGGTAAASLREALAQAGRDEHVVGLLDDLGVGPLKSADETPDTRAAFWQRVLGDQIPDWNAEIEAEFARLDQLATETGQVVVWHAPSVGDKLLLRRVAYHLRNVPQRLNEVRLSAADLDSAQRASLSRTDQACATGMFSPAELARKRPVAAPISVLRIGRLALEWQEAKHQNAELRYWVSNTIKSGHYEELDALIVARAETDWVPARRLVGSIMADADRGGLFVSDSIAWWRCRELAAAGRLELQNDSPDALSSTQVRAARAAAAHR; encoded by the coding sequence ATGAGTACCATTCATGTGATTCAGGGCGGCACCGCCGCCGCGTCGCTGCGCGAGGCACTCGCGCAAGCCGGGCGCGACGAGCACGTCGTCGGATTGCTCGACGATCTCGGCGTCGGGCCGCTCAAGAGCGCCGACGAGACGCCCGACACGCGCGCAGCCTTCTGGCAGCGCGTGCTCGGCGACCAGATTCCCGACTGGAACGCAGAGATCGAAGCCGAGTTCGCACGCCTCGACCAGCTGGCGACGGAGACGGGCCAGGTGGTGGTGTGGCATGCGCCGAGCGTCGGCGACAAGCTGCTGCTGCGGCGCGTCGCCTATCACCTGCGCAATGTCCCGCAACGCCTGAACGAAGTGCGGCTGTCGGCCGCCGACCTCGATTCGGCGCAGCGCGCGTCGCTGTCGCGCACCGACCAGGCGTGCGCGACCGGCATGTTCTCGCCCGCCGAACTGGCGCGCAAGCGGCCGGTGGCCGCGCCGATCTCGGTGCTGCGCATCGGCCGCCTCGCGCTCGAATGGCAGGAGGCGAAACACCAGAACGCCGAACTGCGCTACTGGGTCAGCAACACGATCAAGAGCGGCCACTATGAAGAACTCGACGCGCTGATCGTCGCGCGCGCGGAAACCGACTGGGTGCCCGCGCGGCGCCTCGTCGGCAGCATCATGGCCGACGCCGATCGCGGCGGGCTGTTCGTCAGCGACTCGATCGCCTGGTGGCGCTGCCGCGAACTCGCGGCGGCCGGCCGGCTCGAGCTGCAGAACGACTCGCCCGACGCCCTCTCTTCCACGCAGGTGCGCGCGGCCCGCGCGGCCGCCGCGCACCGCTAA
- a CDS encoding GNAT family N-acetyltransferase, which yields MNTQFNPAEVVGTVGTAPVLVRELASKDREQMLTHFLSLDEEDRLLRFGQMVPDHVIENYVRTIDFGRDTVFGVFDHDLELIGVGHLAYLPAEGDKRTAEFGVSVLESARGRGVGSKLFERAAIRSRNTHVTMLYMHCLSRNATMMHIAKKSGMRIEYAYGEADAYLSLPPADHSTIIAEMLQEQAAVFDYAMKRQARRTTKFIESLMPAALTA from the coding sequence ATGAACACGCAATTCAACCCTGCCGAAGTCGTCGGCACGGTCGGTACTGCGCCGGTTCTCGTCAGGGAACTGGCTTCCAAAGACCGTGAGCAAATGCTCACCCACTTTCTCTCGCTCGACGAAGAGGACCGCCTGCTGCGCTTCGGCCAGATGGTGCCCGACCACGTGATCGAGAACTATGTCCGCACGATCGACTTCGGTCGCGACACCGTGTTCGGCGTGTTCGACCACGACCTCGAACTGATCGGCGTCGGCCACCTGGCCTACCTGCCGGCCGAGGGCGACAAGCGCACGGCCGAATTCGGCGTGTCGGTGCTCGAAAGCGCACGCGGCCGCGGTGTCGGCTCGAAGCTGTTCGAGCGCGCGGCGATCCGCAGCCGCAACACGCACGTGACGATGCTGTACATGCATTGCCTGTCGCGTAACGCGACGATGATGCACATCGCGAAGAAATCCGGGATGCGGATCGAGTATGCATACGGCGAAGCCGATGCGTACCTGTCGCTGCCGCCGGCCGATCACTCGACGATCATCGCCGAGATGCTGCAGGAGCAGGCCGCGGTGTTCGACTATGCGATGAAGCGCCAGGCGCGCCGCACCACGAAGTTCATCGAATCGCTGATGCCCGCCGCCCTGACGGCGTAA
- a CDS encoding indolepyruvate ferredoxin oxidoreductase family protein, which translates to MNAPLDADQRASLEAALKSVTLDDKYTLERGRAYMSGIQALVRLPMLQQERDRAAGLNTAGFISGYRGSPLGGLDLSLWKAKQHLAAHQIVFQPGLNEDLAATAVWGSQQVNLYPGAKHDGVFGMWYGKGPGVDRTGDVFKHANSAGSSQHGGVLVLAGDDHAAKSSTLAHQSEHIFKACGLPVLFPSNVQEYLDFGLHGWAMSRYSGLWVALKCVTDVVESSASVDIDPHRTEIVLPTDFILPEGGLNIRWPDPPLVQEARLLDYKWYAALAYVRANKLDRIEIDSPNARFGIMTGGKAYLDVRQALTDLGLDDETCARIGIRLYKVGCVWPLEAQGAQAFARGLDEILVVEEKRQILEYAIKEELYNWPDGQRPRVFGKFDEKDGAGGEWSVPMGNWLLPAHYELSPAIIAKAIATRLEKFELPSDVRARIAARLAVINAKEMALAKPHVQTERKPWFCSGCPHNTSTNVPEGSRAIAGIGCHYMTVWMDRSTSTFSQMGGEGVPWIGQAPFTDEKHVFANLGDGTYFHSGLLAVRAAISSKANITYKILYNDAVAMTGGQPVDGVLTVPQITHQLASEGAKKIVIVTDEPEKYDSQKALLAPGVPIHHRDQLDDVQRELREIEGTTILIYDQTCATEKRRRRKRGTYPDPAKRVVINDAVCEGCGDCSVQSNCLSVEPLETEFGTKRQINQSSCNKDFSCVKGFCPSFVTVEGGQLKKPKAVSVDGDALPPIPEPTLPDIDRAYGVLVTGVGGTGVVTIGALLGMAAHLENKGVTVLDVTGLAQKGGAVMSHVQISHAPTDIHATRIAMGEADLVIGCDAIVTAGDECTSRMRHDTTRVVVNSAQTPTAEFIKNPNWAFPGLSAENDIRAAAGEAVDFIDANRFAVALLGDAIYTNPFVLGYAWQKGWLPLTLASLVRAIELNAVSVEKNRAAFDWGRRAAYDLASVKQAAAGDARPAQGATVIALHTKKAVDALIAKRVEFLTAYQNAAYAARYAAFVDKVRAAERALADGDTVVQEPLTEAVARNLFKLMAYKDEYEVARLQSDPAFLARLSAQFEGDWKLKFHLAPPLFAKTDAHGHLVKKAYGPWMMTAFRWLAKAKFLRGTGLDPFGRTEERRSERALIGEYEALIGEVLAKLNAANRPLALELAALPDGIRGYGHVKERNLQAVRIKWRDLVARWRAPQDGTTRHVA; encoded by the coding sequence ATGAATGCCCCGCTAGACGCAGACCAACGCGCGTCGCTAGAAGCCGCGCTGAAGTCCGTCACGCTTGACGACAAATACACACTGGAGCGCGGTCGCGCGTACATGAGCGGCATCCAGGCCCTCGTGCGCCTGCCGATGCTCCAGCAGGAACGCGATCGCGCCGCCGGCCTCAATACGGCCGGCTTCATCTCCGGCTACCGCGGTTCGCCGCTCGGCGGCCTCGACCTCTCGCTCTGGAAGGCCAAGCAGCACCTCGCGGCCCACCAGATCGTCTTCCAGCCCGGCCTCAACGAAGATCTCGCCGCCACCGCCGTGTGGGGCTCGCAGCAGGTGAACCTGTACCCCGGCGCGAAGCACGACGGCGTGTTCGGCATGTGGTACGGCAAGGGCCCGGGCGTCGACCGCACCGGCGACGTATTCAAGCACGCGAACTCGGCCGGCTCGTCGCAGCACGGCGGCGTGCTGGTGCTCGCCGGCGACGACCACGCGGCGAAATCGTCGACGCTCGCGCACCAGTCCGAACACATCTTCAAGGCGTGCGGGCTGCCGGTGCTGTTCCCGTCCAACGTGCAGGAATATCTCGATTTCGGCCTGCACGGCTGGGCAATGAGCCGCTACTCGGGCCTGTGGGTCGCGCTCAAGTGCGTGACGGACGTGGTCGAATCGTCGGCATCGGTCGACATCGACCCGCATCGCACCGAAATCGTGCTGCCGACCGACTTCATCCTGCCGGAAGGCGGCCTGAACATCCGCTGGCCCGACCCGCCGCTCGTGCAGGAAGCGCGGCTGCTCGACTACAAGTGGTACGCGGCGCTCGCCTATGTGCGCGCGAACAAGCTGGACCGCATCGAGATCGATTCGCCGAACGCGCGCTTCGGGATCATGACGGGCGGCAAGGCATACCTCGACGTGCGCCAGGCGCTGACCGACCTCGGCCTCGACGACGAAACCTGCGCGCGGATCGGCATCCGGCTCTACAAGGTCGGCTGCGTGTGGCCGCTCGAGGCGCAGGGCGCCCAGGCGTTCGCGCGCGGCCTCGACGAAATCCTCGTCGTCGAGGAAAAGCGCCAGATCCTCGAATACGCGATCAAGGAAGAGCTGTACAACTGGCCCGACGGCCAGCGGCCGCGCGTGTTCGGCAAGTTCGACGAAAAGGACGGCGCCGGCGGCGAATGGTCGGTGCCGATGGGCAACTGGCTGCTGCCCGCACACTACGAACTGTCGCCCGCGATCATCGCGAAGGCGATCGCGACGCGCCTCGAGAAATTCGAGCTGCCGTCCGACGTGCGCGCGCGCATCGCCGCGCGGCTCGCGGTGATCAACGCGAAGGAAATGGCGCTCGCGAAGCCGCACGTGCAGACCGAGCGCAAGCCGTGGTTCTGCTCCGGCTGCCCGCACAACACGTCGACCAACGTGCCGGAAGGCTCGCGCGCGATCGCCGGCATCGGCTGCCACTACATGACCGTGTGGATGGACCGCAGCACGAGCACCTTCAGCCAGATGGGCGGCGAAGGCGTGCCGTGGATCGGCCAGGCACCGTTCACGGACGAGAAGCACGTGTTCGCGAACCTCGGCGACGGCACCTATTTCCACTCGGGCCTGCTGGCCGTGCGCGCGGCGATCTCGTCGAAAGCGAACATCACCTACAAGATCCTCTACAACGACGCCGTCGCGATGACGGGCGGGCAGCCGGTCGACGGCGTGCTGACGGTGCCGCAGATCACGCACCAGCTCGCGTCCGAAGGCGCGAAGAAGATCGTGATCGTCACCGACGAGCCGGAGAAGTACGACAGCCAGAAGGCGCTGCTCGCGCCGGGCGTGCCGATTCATCACCGCGACCAGCTCGACGACGTGCAGCGCGAGCTGCGCGAGATCGAAGGCACGACGATCCTGATCTACGACCAGACCTGCGCGACCGAGAAGCGCCGCCGCCGCAAGCGCGGCACGTATCCGGACCCGGCGAAGCGCGTGGTGATCAACGACGCGGTGTGCGAAGGCTGCGGCGACTGCTCGGTGCAGTCGAACTGCCTGTCGGTCGAGCCGCTCGAAACCGAATTCGGCACGAAGCGCCAGATCAACCAGTCGAGCTGCAACAAGGATTTCTCGTGCGTGAAGGGCTTCTGCCCGAGCTTCGTCACGGTCGAGGGCGGCCAGTTGAAGAAGCCGAAGGCCGTGTCGGTCGACGGCGACGCGCTGCCGCCCATTCCCGAACCGACGCTGCCGGACATCGACCGCGCATACGGCGTGCTCGTCACGGGCGTCGGCGGCACGGGCGTCGTCACGATCGGCGCGCTGCTCGGGATGGCCGCGCACCTCGAAAACAAGGGCGTGACCGTACTCGACGTCACCGGCCTCGCGCAGAAGGGCGGCGCCGTGATGAGCCACGTGCAGATCTCGCACGCGCCGACCGACATCCACGCGACCCGGATCGCGATGGGCGAAGCCGACCTCGTGATCGGCTGCGACGCGATCGTCACGGCCGGCGACGAGTGCACGTCGCGGATGCGGCACGACACGACGCGCGTGGTCGTCAACAGTGCGCAGACGCCGACCGCCGAATTCATCAAGAACCCGAACTGGGCGTTCCCGGGCCTGTCCGCCGAAAACGACATCCGCGCGGCGGCGGGCGAAGCCGTCGATTTCATCGACGCGAACCGCTTCGCGGTCGCGCTGCTCGGCGACGCGATCTACACGAACCCGTTCGTGCTCGGCTACGCATGGCAGAAAGGCTGGCTGCCGCTCACGCTCGCGTCGCTCGTCCGCGCGATCGAGCTGAATGCGGTATCGGTCGAGAAGAACCGTGCGGCATTCGACTGGGGCCGCCGCGCCGCGTACGACCTGGCGAGCGTGAAGCAGGCCGCGGCCGGCGACGCGCGTCCCGCGCAAGGCGCCACGGTGATCGCGCTGCACACGAAGAAGGCGGTCGACGCACTGATCGCGAAGCGCGTGGAATTCCTCACCGCGTACCAGAACGCCGCGTATGCGGCGCGCTATGCGGCGTTCGTCGACAAGGTGCGCGCGGCCGAGCGCGCACTGGCGGACGGCGACACGGTGGTGCAGGAGCCGCTGACCGAAGCGGTCGCCCGCAACCTGTTCAAGCTGATGGCGTACAAGGACGAATACGAGGTCGCGCGGCTGCAGTCCGATCCCGCGTTCCTCGCGCGCCTGTCCGCGCAGTTCGAAGGCGACTGGAAGCTGAAATTCCACCTCGCGCCGCCGCTGTTCGCGAAGACGGACGCACACGGCCACCTGGTGAAGAAGGCGTACGGCCCGTGGATGATGACGGCCTTCCGCTGGCTCGCGAAGGCGAAGTTCCTGCGCGGCACGGGGCTCGACCCGTTCGGCCGCACCGAGGAACGCCGCTCCGAGCGCGCGCTGATCGGCGAGTACGAAGCGCTGATCGGCGAAGTGCTGGCCAAGCTGAACGCGGCCAACCGCCCGCTCGCGCTCGAGCTCGCGGCGCTGCCGGACGGCATCCGCGGCTACGGCCACGTGAAGGAGCGCAACCTGCAGGCCGTGCGCATCAAGTGGCGCGACCTCGTCGCGCGCTGGCGCGCACCGCAGGACGGCACGACACGGCACGTCGCGTAG
- a CDS encoding TetR/AcrR family transcriptional regulator, which yields MARTRAPDHESQREQILDLAADKFAQTSYPSTSMSDLATASGTSKARLYHYYESKEAILFDLLDRYTKRLMLIIAEVEGASQRRGLSERDAFAELVRAFLAEYETSHSRHVALLNDVKYLEDAQREIVLDRQRDIVAAFTRQLARAYPDRISKENQTSVTMMVFGMINWTFTWLKPGGRLGYRDFAEQVIDLIERGLSTAT from the coding sequence ATGGCCCGTACCCGAGCGCCCGACCACGAATCCCAGCGCGAGCAGATCCTCGATCTGGCCGCCGACAAATTCGCGCAGACGAGCTACCCGAGCACGTCGATGTCCGATCTCGCGACCGCGAGCGGCACGTCGAAGGCACGCCTCTACCACTACTACGAGAGCAAGGAAGCGATCCTGTTCGACCTGCTCGACCGCTACACGAAACGGCTGATGCTGATCATCGCCGAGGTCGAAGGGGCGAGCCAGCGGCGCGGCCTCAGCGAGCGCGACGCGTTCGCGGAGCTCGTGCGCGCGTTCCTCGCCGAATACGAGACATCGCACAGCCGCCACGTCGCGTTGCTCAACGACGTGAAGTATCTCGAGGACGCGCAGCGCGAAATCGTGCTCGACCGCCAGCGCGACATCGTCGCGGCATTCACGCGCCAGCTGGCGCGCGCGTACCCGGACCGCATCTCGAAGGAAAACCAGACTTCCGTGACGATGATGGTGTTCGGGATGATCAACTGGACGTTCACGTGGCTGAAGCCCGGCGGCCGCCTCGGCTACCGCGACTTCGCCGAGCAGGTGATCGACCTGATCGAACGCGGGCTGTCGACGGCCACCTGA
- a CDS encoding Lrp/AsnC family transcriptional regulator — protein MAQAELDAIDRRILAILQENGRLSNQEIAERVNLSPSPCLRRIRRLEEIGVITGYVALLNPQKLGLDLLAYVSVRLEKRGGLAPVRVDETSARAGATHAELFRAAVQTWPEVVACHAMTGDMDYLLRVQVEDMAHFSRFVQEHLLHHPSVIDVKTSFSLECFKETTALPIRSVR, from the coding sequence ATGGCGCAAGCCGAATTGGATGCCATCGACCGGCGGATTCTCGCGATTCTGCAGGAGAACGGGCGCCTGTCGAACCAGGAGATCGCCGAGCGTGTGAACCTGTCGCCGAGCCCGTGCCTGCGGCGGATCCGGCGGCTCGAGGAGATCGGCGTGATCACCGGTTATGTCGCGCTGCTGAATCCGCAGAAGCTCGGGCTCGACCTGCTCGCGTACGTGAGCGTGCGGCTCGAGAAACGCGGCGGCCTGGCACCGGTGCGGGTCGACGAAACGTCGGCGCGCGCGGGCGCGACCCATGCGGAGCTGTTTCGCGCGGCCGTGCAGACCTGGCCGGAAGTGGTCGCGTGCCACGCGATGACGGGGGACATGGATTACCTGCTGCGCGTGCAGGTCGAGGACATGGCGCATTTCTCCCGCTTCGTGCAGGAGCATCTGCTGCATCACCCGTCGGTGATCGACGTGAAGACGAGCTTTTCGCTCGAATGCTTCAAGGAGACGACGGCGTTGCCGATTCGTTCGGTGCGCTAG
- the hppD gene encoding 4-hydroxyphenylpyruvate dioxygenase, with protein sequence MQIPNWDNPVGTDGFEFIEYTAPDPKALGQLFERMGFTAIARHRHKDVTVYRQGDINFIINAEPDSFAQRFARLHGPSICAIAFRVQDAAKAYKRALELGAWGFDNKTGPMELNIPAIKGIGDSLIYFVDRWRGKNGAQPGAIGDISIYDVDFEPIAGANPNPVGHGLTYIDHLTHNVHRGRMQEWAEFYERLFNFREVRYFDIEGKVTGVKSKAMTSPCGKIRIPINEEGSDTAGQIQEYLDAYHGEGIQHIALGASDIYQAVDGLRSKEVKLLDTIDTYYELVDRRVPNHGESLEELKKRKILIDGARDDLLLQIFTENQIGPIFFEIIQRKGNQGFGEGNFKALFESIELDQIRRGVVQDKA encoded by the coding sequence ATGCAGATCCCGAACTGGGACAACCCCGTCGGCACCGACGGCTTCGAATTCATCGAATACACGGCACCGGACCCGAAAGCGCTCGGACAACTGTTCGAACGGATGGGTTTCACCGCGATCGCGCGCCACCGCCACAAGGACGTGACGGTGTACCGCCAGGGCGACATCAACTTCATCATCAACGCCGAACCCGATTCGTTCGCACAACGCTTCGCGCGCCTGCACGGCCCGTCGATCTGCGCGATCGCGTTCCGCGTGCAGGACGCCGCGAAGGCGTACAAGCGCGCGCTCGAACTCGGCGCATGGGGCTTCGACAACAAGACCGGCCCGATGGAGCTGAACATCCCGGCGATCAAGGGTATCGGCGATTCGCTGATCTACTTCGTCGACCGCTGGCGCGGCAAGAACGGCGCGCAGCCGGGCGCAATCGGCGACATCAGCATCTACGACGTCGACTTCGAACCGATCGCCGGCGCGAACCCGAACCCGGTCGGCCACGGCCTCACCTATATCGACCACCTGACGCACAACGTGCATCGCGGCCGCATGCAGGAATGGGCCGAGTTCTACGAGCGCCTGTTCAACTTCCGCGAAGTGCGCTACTTCGACATCGAAGGCAAGGTGACGGGCGTGAAGTCGAAGGCGATGACGTCGCCGTGCGGCAAGATCCGCATCCCGATCAACGAGGAAGGCTCGGATACGGCCGGCCAGATCCAGGAATACCTCGACGCATACCACGGCGAAGGCATCCAGCACATCGCGCTCGGCGCCAGCGACATCTACCAGGCGGTCGACGGCCTGCGCAGCAAGGAAGTAAAGCTGCTCGACACGATCGACACGTATTACGAACTGGTCGACCGCCGCGTGCCGAACCACGGCGAATCGCTGGAAGAACTGAAGAAGCGCAAGATCCTGATCGACGGCGCGCGCGACGACCTGCTGCTGCAGATCTTCACCGAGAACCAGATCGGGCCGATCTTCTTCGAGATCATCCAGCGCAAGGGCAACCAGGGCTTCGGCGAAGGCAACTTCAAGGCGCTGTTCGAATCGATCGAGCTCGACCAGATCCGCCGCGGCGTCGTGCAGGACAAGGCCTGA